One window from the genome of Thermococcus siculi encodes:
- a CDS encoding transcriptional regulator has product MEPLRELTRNHVLGSPIRLAIMLYLLPRERALFRDILGVLDITPGNLDSHLKALERAGYVEVYKVIADRPRTAVKITDMGARETAEYLRALKEVLNGL; this is encoded by the coding sequence ATGGAGCCGCTCAGGGAGCTGACGAGGAACCATGTGCTCGGCAGTCCGATAAGGCTCGCCATAATGCTCTACCTCCTGCCGAGGGAGAGGGCACTCTTCAGGGATATCCTGGGTGTGCTGGATATAACCCCCGGGAATCTGGACTCCCACCTCAAGGCCCTCGAGAGGGCCGGCTACGTGGAGGTTTATAAGGTGATAGCGGACAGGCCCAGAACTGCCGTAAAGATAACAGACATGGGGGCGAGGGAAACGGCAGAATACCTCCGTGCCCTGAAGGAAGTCCTCAACGGACTCTAA
- a CDS encoding geranylgeranyl reductase family protein → MRYDVLIIGGGPVGNYLANLLARDFSVAVVERKGSFGGKACTGIIGAANYERLGLPEEAVLNKLRGAVFYSRIQSFEIERKTPQAYLVDRKALEKGLAERAVRRGVDYYMATTFLGFKDGKAVLQHLGERLEVEADFYVGADGVSSTVAKAIGAKTQAEFLSGYEVEVVGNFREDFVEVWVNKDMNGDFFMWVAPVNERLARVGTLGSIEALNRFLRVRMLKPTSIVEFKAGSVGFGWRKPWAKGNVALIGDAALQIKPTTAGGIVFGMLCAHALREALLSGRPGDYEKRCKNVKSQISFGLRFRKVFRGMGQEDIERVFEVLGSDEARAVIESQADFDDHVKTAKAILKRPKLLAKLIRISPSIVRYLV, encoded by the coding sequence ATGAGGTACGACGTTCTTATCATCGGGGGAGGGCCGGTTGGCAACTACCTCGCAAACCTGCTCGCGAGGGACTTCAGCGTGGCCGTTGTTGAGAGAAAAGGCTCTTTCGGTGGAAAAGCCTGCACGGGAATAATAGGGGCCGCGAACTACGAGAGGCTCGGCCTCCCTGAGGAAGCTGTGCTCAACAAGCTCCGCGGGGCGGTTTTCTACTCAAGGATTCAGAGCTTCGAGATAGAGAGAAAGACCCCACAGGCATACCTCGTGGACAGGAAGGCCCTCGAGAAGGGTCTGGCCGAGAGAGCCGTCAGGAGGGGCGTCGATTACTACATGGCGACCACCTTTCTGGGCTTTAAAGACGGGAAGGCGGTTCTCCAGCACCTCGGGGAGAGGCTTGAGGTCGAGGCGGACTTCTACGTGGGTGCAGACGGAGTTTCGAGCACCGTCGCCAAGGCCATCGGGGCGAAAACCCAGGCAGAGTTCCTGAGCGGCTACGAGGTCGAGGTAGTCGGGAATTTCAGGGAGGACTTCGTCGAGGTGTGGGTGAACAAGGATATGAACGGGGACTTCTTCATGTGGGTGGCGCCCGTCAACGAGAGGCTCGCCAGGGTGGGAACGCTCGGAAGCATCGAGGCCCTTAACAGGTTCCTCCGTGTAAGGATGCTCAAACCAACCTCAATAGTCGAGTTCAAGGCAGGTTCCGTCGGTTTCGGCTGGAGGAAGCCCTGGGCGAAGGGGAACGTCGCGCTCATAGGCGATGCTGCGCTTCAGATAAAGCCGACAACCGCTGGGGGAATAGTGTTCGGCATGCTCTGCGCCCACGCCCTCAGGGAGGCCCTCCTCTCGGGCAGGCCCGGGGACTACGAGAAGCGCTGCAAGAACGTGAAGAGCCAGATAAGCTTCGGGCTGAGGTTCAGGAAGGTGTTCAGGGGAATGGGTCAGGAGGACATAGAGCGCGTTTTCGAAGTCCTCGGAAGCGACGAGGCCAGGGCGGTCATAGAAAGCCAGGCTGACTTCGACGACCACGTGAAGACCGCGAAGGCGATACTGAAGAGACCCAAACTACTCGCAAAGCTCATAAGGATAAGCCCCTCCATAGTGCGCTACCTCGTGTGA
- the pcp gene encoding pyroglutamyl-peptidase I, which translates to MKVLVTGFEPFGGERMNPSWEAVKALPDEIAGVTVVKRRLPVTFRGVREILPKLIVGEKPDVVILTGQAGGRPNVTVERVAINVMDSAMEDNEGYKPEDEPVFEGAPVAYLATIPIKAIVKSLREAKIPAAVSNTAGTYVCNAAMFTALHTIAVAGMETRAGFIHVPFSHEQALEKPRPSMALETIKRAIELAVRTSLEV; encoded by the coding sequence ATGAAGGTTTTGGTGACTGGCTTCGAGCCTTTCGGCGGCGAGAGGATGAATCCCTCATGGGAGGCGGTGAAGGCGCTTCCCGATGAGATAGCCGGTGTTACCGTGGTGAAGCGCCGGCTTCCCGTCACCTTCAGGGGCGTCAGGGAGATTCTTCCAAAGCTAATCGTCGGGGAGAAACCCGATGTGGTGATTCTAACCGGCCAGGCCGGCGGGAGGCCCAACGTAACCGTTGAGCGCGTTGCGATAAACGTAATGGATTCTGCTATGGAGGACAACGAGGGCTACAAACCGGAAGACGAACCGGTTTTTGAGGGTGCTCCGGTGGCTTACCTCGCGACCATTCCGATAAAGGCCATCGTTAAATCCTTGAGGGAGGCAAAAATCCCCGCCGCTGTTTCAAACACCGCGGGGACCTACGTCTGCAACGCCGCGATGTTCACTGCCCTCCACACGATAGCCGTTGCCGGAATGGAAACGAGGGCCGGCTTCATACACGTTCCCTTCAGCCACGAGCAGGCCCTCGAAAAACCGAGGCCGTCGATGGCCCTTGAAACCATAAAGAGGGCCATAGAACTCGCGGTTAGAACCTCCCTCGAGGTCTGA
- a CDS encoding AAA family ATPase, whose amino-acid sequence MKIEEIHEKGNAVLAEVGKAIVGKEEVLKLILTTILADGHVLLEDLPGLAKTLMAKSFAKALGVQFTRVQFTPDLLPSDILGVSVFNQKTLEFEFRKGPVFTNVLLADEINRAPPKTQSALLEAMQERQVTVEGNTYSLPKPFIVIATQNPIEQEGTYPLPEAQLDRFLVRLRVGYPTKGEEIEILRRRMARKKEEVDIRTILNAEEVVEMQRAIEDVYVSDAILEYITDIVTATREDKREIDIGASPRGSLALLKLSRAYAALEGRDYVIPDDVKAVAVPALSHRLILKRELWYTKVSQESIMEKLLERVPVPKFE is encoded by the coding sequence ATGAAGATTGAGGAGATACACGAGAAGGGAAACGCCGTCCTGGCTGAGGTCGGCAAGGCCATAGTCGGAAAGGAAGAGGTGTTGAAGCTTATCCTGACGACCATTCTGGCGGACGGCCACGTCCTGCTGGAGGACCTGCCAGGACTGGCGAAGACCCTCATGGCCAAGAGCTTCGCAAAGGCCCTGGGAGTCCAGTTCACCAGAGTTCAGTTCACGCCCGACCTGCTTCCCAGCGACATACTCGGCGTCAGCGTCTTCAACCAGAAAACCCTCGAGTTCGAGTTCAGGAAGGGCCCCGTCTTCACCAACGTCCTCCTCGCGGACGAGATAAACCGCGCCCCCCCGAAGACCCAGAGCGCCCTTTTGGAGGCCATGCAGGAGAGGCAGGTGACGGTTGAGGGGAACACGTACTCCCTTCCGAAGCCGTTCATAGTCATCGCCACGCAGAACCCCATAGAGCAGGAGGGAACCTACCCCCTCCCAGAGGCCCAGCTCGATCGCTTCCTCGTCAGACTCCGCGTCGGCTACCCCACCAAGGGTGAGGAGATAGAGATCCTCCGGAGGAGAATGGCCAGGAAGAAGGAGGAGGTTGACATACGGACCATACTGAACGCGGAGGAAGTCGTTGAGATGCAGAGAGCCATAGAGGACGTTTACGTCAGCGACGCCATACTGGAGTACATAACAGACATCGTCACCGCGACCAGGGAGGACAAGAGGGAGATAGACATAGGAGCCTCCCCGAGGGGTTCGCTTGCTCTGCTGAAGCTGTCGAGGGCCTACGCCGCTCTGGAAGGCAGGGACTACGTGATTCCTGACGACGTTAAGGCCGTCGCCGTTCCGGCTCTGAGCCACAGGCTCATCCTCAAGCGCGAGCTGTGGTACACAAAGGTCAGCCAGGAGAGCATAATGGAGAAGCTCCTCGAGAGGGTTCCGGTTCCTAAATTCGAGTGA
- a CDS encoding antitoxin VapB family protein, which yields MVKTITISDDVYKELLRIKGDKSFSELFRELLRERKGNADALRHIAGILDEEEYKESKKRIKELEEAFEEWGQSLIQM from the coding sequence ATGGTTAAGACCATCACGATATCCGATGACGTTTACAAAGAACTGCTTCGCATCAAGGGCGATAAATCCTTCAGCGAGCTGTTCCGAGAACTCCTAAGGGAAAGAAAGGGTAACGCCGATGCCCTGAGGCACATAGCTGGAATCCTCGATGAGGAAGAGTATAAAGAGTCTAAAAAGCGCATCAAGGAACTTGAGGAGGCGTTCGAGGAATGGGGGCAGTCCTTGATACAAATGTGA
- a CDS encoding DUF460 domain-containing protein has product MRVRPILILGVDIISENPKKFAVVSWFNGRLERKGEFTLYRLIRFIQSKRPDIVAIDSVTELGEDLRKFLRALPTETKLVQVTGRPGEQRSLQSLAREHGIRTTDRFDPYEEAKLAALLASKGVGYEVLAFEDEVVVKVTRGRSHGKGGWSQDRYRKRVHNLVRDKVREIEDRLRRADIPFDLETEEKDYGLAKGEFRVYASREELAGLIRPMRGGDVEVRIYPVERAELGFAPLKGEEAIRERKSIIVGIDPGITVGIAAIDLNGRIVALHSERNMPVGEVFRFVSEIGHPVIVATDVSPAPGFVEKIARSFKAQLFVPRESLRIEEKNELLRDLGITVDDDHQRDALAAAYKAYLRLKPKLEHIDARLREAGLTRKSEEVKALVIQGYNLGEAMQRVSLRERAKAEEPEEPVREVPDLRPYIKRIRELEKRIEMLESENRELREIIREQRRTIGRLERRIADYDEEVRKKVLRERELEAKVKRIEILEKQLREAKAVIERLSRDLVQVKRMNVVEVRGSAVPLKVLRVLSWRELERIEREIGLRKGDVLFVANPAGAGRAIAEELVEKGIRALITERPLPQAVKDVLREAHVPFFLSEELDVKRIDEFAVVERETLEGAIEELLERWKKEDEKREAERLLRLVEEYRIERKKELMRKAEEERRKV; this is encoded by the coding sequence ATGAGGGTGAGGCCTATTCTAATCCTCGGAGTTGACATAATAAGCGAGAACCCGAAGAAGTTCGCCGTCGTGAGCTGGTTCAACGGACGGCTCGAGAGAAAGGGTGAGTTCACACTCTACAGGCTAATCCGCTTCATCCAGAGCAAGAGGCCTGATATAGTTGCCATCGACAGCGTCACGGAACTCGGCGAAGACCTCAGAAAGTTCCTACGCGCTCTCCCCACCGAGACGAAGCTCGTGCAGGTCACCGGCAGGCCGGGCGAGCAGAGGAGCCTTCAGAGCCTCGCAAGGGAGCACGGGATAAGGACAACGGACCGCTTCGACCCCTACGAGGAGGCCAAATTGGCTGCCCTTCTGGCTTCGAAGGGGGTTGGCTACGAGGTTCTCGCCTTCGAGGACGAGGTTGTAGTCAAGGTTACCAGGGGAAGGAGCCACGGGAAGGGCGGATGGAGCCAGGACCGCTACAGGAAGCGCGTTCACAACCTCGTCCGCGACAAGGTGAGGGAGATAGAGGACAGGCTGAGGAGGGCAGATATACCCTTCGACCTCGAGACCGAGGAGAAGGACTACGGCCTGGCTAAGGGGGAGTTCAGGGTCTACGCCTCCAGGGAGGAGCTTGCCGGCCTGATAAGGCCGATGAGGGGAGGAGACGTCGAGGTGAGGATTTACCCCGTCGAGAGGGCCGAGCTTGGATTCGCCCCACTGAAGGGCGAGGAGGCGATACGTGAGAGGAAGAGCATAATAGTGGGTATAGACCCTGGGATAACCGTTGGAATAGCGGCGATAGACCTGAACGGCCGCATCGTTGCGCTCCACAGCGAGAGGAACATGCCGGTTGGTGAGGTCTTCAGGTTCGTGAGTGAGATCGGTCACCCCGTCATCGTCGCAACCGACGTTTCCCCGGCCCCGGGTTTCGTCGAGAAGATAGCCCGTTCCTTCAAGGCCCAGCTCTTCGTCCCGAGGGAGAGCCTTCGGATAGAGGAGAAGAACGAACTCCTCCGCGATCTGGGGATAACCGTTGACGACGACCACCAGCGCGACGCCCTGGCGGCTGCATACAAGGCCTACCTCCGCCTCAAGCCCAAGCTGGAGCACATAGATGCCCGCCTCCGTGAGGCAGGATTAACCAGAAAGTCCGAGGAGGTCAAGGCCCTCGTCATACAGGGCTACAACCTCGGCGAGGCCATGCAGAGGGTCTCCCTCAGGGAGAGGGCGAAGGCCGAAGAGCCTGAAGAGCCTGTCAGGGAAGTTCCGGACCTCAGGCCCTATATCAAGCGCATAAGGGAGCTGGAAAAGCGTATCGAGATGCTGGAGAGCGAGAACCGCGAGCTGAGGGAGATAATCAGGGAGCAGAGGAGGACGATAGGCAGGCTCGAGAGGCGCATAGCCGACTACGACGAAGAGGTGAGGAAAAAGGTTCTCCGCGAGAGGGAGCTTGAGGCCAAGGTCAAGCGCATTGAAATCCTTGAAAAGCAGCTGAGGGAGGCTAAAGCAGTCATCGAGCGCCTCAGCAGGGACCTCGTGCAGGTCAAGCGGATGAACGTGGTTGAGGTTCGCGGTTCGGCGGTTCCCCTCAAAGTCCTCCGGGTTCTCAGCTGGCGCGAACTTGAGAGGATTGAGCGCGAGATCGGCTTGAGGAAGGGCGACGTCCTCTTCGTGGCCAACCCTGCGGGAGCGGGGAGGGCCATAGCCGAGGAGCTGGTCGAGAAGGGGATAAGGGCCTTGATAACCGAAAGGCCGCTCCCGCAGGCGGTTAAGGATGTCCTCCGCGAGGCACACGTGCCCTTCTTCCTTTCAGAGGAGCTGGACGTTAAGAGGATCGACGAGTTCGCAGTTGTGGAAAGGGAAACCCTGGAGGGGGCCATCGAGGAACTCCTTGAGAGGTGGAAGAAGGAGGATGAGAAGAGGGAAGCCGAGAGGCTCCTCCGCCTCGTCGAGGAGTACCGCATCGAGAGGAAGAAGGAACTCATGAGGAAAGCTGAAGAGGAGAGGCGCAAGGTTTAA
- a CDS encoding DUF4129 domain-containing protein — MSTRVKFAALYGLLFALMTLMMGYSVKTGGVKKSAAEFSGFLVMAVAILSAIILVLLFLSWKDPTAREKYESSKLSYLFAWLLVGIGVRGIIRVIRHSSIGKPTNLTFNSTNASVNGGVVPPSPVYHNDTITNATSTNVPSNYILYASLLLIIAGLSYFAIVYYREALKKRERKRMRKKALDFDRKVEELGLEMFSDPREAVVGIYKNAVLWLKVLGIPYRKSWTHWEHVRNVNVSLLREPFKGLTRLFEKAKYAPEKVTWEDAKTALELYRKMRGALNEAA; from the coding sequence ATGTCCACCAGGGTAAAATTCGCGGCACTGTACGGACTGCTGTTTGCACTGATGACTCTTATGATGGGCTACAGCGTTAAGACCGGTGGGGTTAAGAAGAGTGCCGCCGAGTTCTCAGGGTTTCTCGTGATGGCGGTTGCCATCCTTTCAGCGATAATCCTCGTCCTGCTCTTCCTCAGCTGGAAGGATCCAACTGCCCGGGAAAAGTATGAGAGCAGCAAGCTCAGCTACCTCTTTGCCTGGCTCCTCGTGGGTATTGGTGTGAGGGGAATAATCCGGGTCATAAGACACTCCAGTATCGGAAAGCCCACCAATCTAACTTTCAACTCCACCAACGCCTCCGTTAACGGGGGCGTGGTTCCCCCATCACCGGTTTACCACAACGACACCATTACCAACGCCACGTCCACCAACGTCCCATCGAACTACATCCTCTACGCCTCTCTTCTCCTCATCATTGCGGGCCTCTCATACTTCGCGATAGTTTACTACCGCGAGGCCCTCAAAAAGCGGGAGAGGAAGAGGATGCGCAAGAAGGCCCTGGACTTCGACAGAAAGGTGGAGGAACTCGGCCTTGAAATGTTCTCCGATCCGAGGGAGGCGGTCGTCGGCATCTACAAGAACGCCGTCCTCTGGCTTAAGGTTCTTGGGATACCCTACAGGAAGAGCTGGACCCATTGGGAGCATGTGAGGAACGTCAACGTCTCCCTTCTCCGTGAGCCGTTCAAAGGCCTTACCCGGCTCTTCGAGAAGGCCAAGTACGCCCCAGAGAAGGTCACCTGGGAAGATGCCAAAACTGCCCTTGAGTTATACAGGAAGATGAGGGGTGCCCTGAATGAAGCTGCATAA
- a CDS encoding carbohydrate kinase family protein — translation MMFDLAVLGHVSIDHIRFPGKEETLLPGGAAAAVATSAALAGARVGLVTKVGEDFPEEWLQKLSSVLDVRGVHILPGKTIHIYMIYHEDGSVDAPVDMGVAQEMGETPIPEEYFDAEIFHIAPIPPEEQLKALKRLEGKRVSLDFNPTYMEDYRNRTGLMREIVSRVEVLFPNEREALTITKAKTVEEAAEVLHGWGAKLVVITRGERGVLLYDGSFKEFPALPISPEEIVDPTGAGDAFAGGFLAGYSRGRPIEECVRLGLERAREVLKKWGSWSI, via the coding sequence ATGATGTTTGACCTTGCAGTCCTTGGCCACGTTTCAATCGATCACATAAGGTTTCCCGGAAAAGAGGAGACCCTCCTCCCCGGTGGCGCGGCGGCCGCCGTTGCAACCTCCGCCGCTTTAGCGGGTGCAAGGGTGGGTCTGGTCACGAAAGTAGGGGAAGACTTTCCGGAGGAGTGGCTTCAGAAGCTGTCCTCGGTTCTTGACGTGAGGGGGGTTCACATCCTCCCGGGCAAGACGATACACATCTACATGATATACCACGAGGACGGGAGCGTCGATGCGCCCGTTGACATGGGCGTCGCTCAAGAGATGGGCGAGACCCCGATTCCGGAGGAGTACTTTGACGCCGAAATCTTCCACATAGCCCCGATTCCCCCGGAGGAGCAGTTGAAAGCTCTAAAAAGGCTCGAGGGAAAGAGGGTAAGCCTCGACTTCAACCCGACCTACATGGAGGACTACAGGAACAGAACCGGTCTCATGAGGGAGATAGTATCCCGCGTCGAGGTGCTCTTCCCGAACGAGAGGGAAGCCCTCACGATAACAAAGGCAAAAACAGTTGAGGAAGCGGCAGAGGTTCTCCACGGGTGGGGTGCGAAACTCGTCGTGATAACGCGCGGCGAGAGAGGTGTTCTGCTCTACGACGGTTCCTTTAAGGAGTTCCCCGCCCTTCCGATAAGTCCTGAGGAGATAGTCGACCCAACCGGCGCAGGGGACGCGTTCGCCGGCGGCTTTCTCGCAGGCTATTCGAGGGGCAGGCCCATAGAGGAGTGCGTCAGGCTCGGCCTCGAGAGGGCGAGGGAAGTTCTAAAGAAATGGGGGAGCTGGAGCATCTAA
- a CDS encoding DUF58 domain-containing protein: MLPTEKTEELLLALWLLVLITFLLLRWELVYLLLPALWLLFVAVFFFKPRMDVQLERVIPHNRFLEGTELEIVLRVKSNERIPSLKIREDLPEGLELVEGQREWVVSLSKGQTREFRYKVRVKRGIHEFNWVELSYRDPFGFFHFTKKFDLYTELIGVPIIEDVPTPYSTKGTKITVGALPSPRVGEGVEFHAIREYQPGDPLKIINWKATARTGRIMANEYESERKVDVIFIVDASYTGELVFDDLVRAAASLMLNALNSGTSFGLLLAEDVPLWVRPDYGKRHFFKCIDFLSTAKPDKNNMIVYQVEHLIRSRFPPRAQLVYFSPLLTEESREALRIMSEFGYRVAVISPNPYTAVEPKSREEELALRLLNLQRKAVLRKMAGYGIIIDWDVRKPLKAAIAEVVKL, encoded by the coding sequence ATGCTGCCCACCGAGAAGACGGAGGAGCTGTTACTGGCCCTCTGGCTCCTCGTGCTGATAACCTTCCTTCTCCTCCGCTGGGAGCTGGTGTATCTCCTTCTTCCGGCCCTCTGGCTGCTCTTCGTAGCGGTTTTCTTCTTCAAGCCCAGGATGGACGTCCAGCTGGAGCGCGTCATTCCCCACAACCGCTTCCTTGAGGGGACGGAGCTGGAGATAGTTCTGAGGGTGAAGTCTAACGAGAGGATTCCGAGCCTGAAGATCAGAGAGGACCTCCCAGAGGGCCTTGAGCTTGTTGAAGGGCAGAGAGAATGGGTGGTCTCCCTCTCGAAGGGGCAAACCAGGGAGTTCCGCTACAAAGTCAGGGTGAAGCGTGGGATACACGAGTTCAACTGGGTCGAGCTAAGCTACCGCGACCCCTTCGGCTTCTTCCACTTCACTAAGAAGTTCGACCTCTACACCGAGCTGATAGGCGTTCCCATAATCGAGGACGTCCCAACGCCCTACTCGACGAAGGGAACCAAGATAACCGTCGGCGCTCTCCCATCACCGAGGGTCGGAGAGGGTGTCGAGTTCCACGCCATAAGGGAGTACCAGCCAGGTGATCCTCTCAAGATAATCAACTGGAAGGCCACTGCTAGAACCGGCAGGATAATGGCCAACGAGTACGAGAGTGAGAGGAAGGTTGATGTGATATTCATCGTTGACGCCTCCTACACCGGCGAACTCGTCTTCGACGACCTCGTCAGGGCCGCGGCTTCGCTCATGCTCAACGCCCTCAACAGCGGGACGAGCTTCGGCCTTCTTTTGGCGGAGGACGTTCCCCTCTGGGTCCGTCCGGACTACGGGAAGAGGCACTTCTTCAAGTGCATAGACTTCCTCAGCACGGCGAAACCTGACAAGAACAACATGATAGTCTATCAGGTCGAACACCTCATCCGCTCCCGCTTCCCGCCGAGGGCGCAGCTGGTCTACTTCTCACCGCTCCTAACCGAGGAAAGCAGGGAGGCCCTCAGGATAATGTCCGAGTTCGGCTACCGCGTTGCGGTGATAAGCCCCAACCCCTACACTGCGGTCGAGCCGAAGAGCCGCGAGGAGGAGTTAGCATTGAGGCTTCTCAACCTCCAGAGAAAGGCCGTTCTCAGGAAGATGGCGGGCTACGGCATCATAATAGACTGGGACGTCAGGAAGCCGCTGAAGGCAGCCATAGCCGAGGTGGTGAAGTTATGA
- a CDS encoding carboxypeptidase M32, translated as MESVFQNETIKAILEKYRRIWAIGHAQSVLGWDMEVNMPREGILERSVAQGELSVLSQEFLLKPDFIELVEKAKGIEDLNEYERGVVRVLDRSIRISRSFPPEFLREMSEVTSQATKAWEEAKRSDDYSKFEPWLDKIIDLAKRAADYLGYEDEPYDALLDLFEEGLTTREVEGMFDKLEKELKPLVEKIMEEGKVPSEHPLEKESYEKEQMERVNLWILEKFGYPLGTRARLDVSAHPFTTEFGIRDVRITTRYEGYDFRRTILSTVHEFGHALYELQQDERFMFSPIAGGVSLGIHESQSRFWENIVGRSMEFAGLIHPVLRENLPFMANYTPEDVYLYFNMVRPDFIRTESDVVTYNFHILLRFKLERMMLNEGVKARDLPELWNDEMESLLGIRPKSYAEGILQDIHWAHGTIGYFPTYSIGTLLAAQFYYHMKKDLNVEEHIAKADFEPIKAWLRERVHRYGSIYPPKELLKKSIGEELNPDYFIKWVKERYL; from the coding sequence ATGGAGAGTGTCTTCCAGAACGAGACGATAAAGGCCATTCTTGAGAAGTACCGCAGGATATGGGCAATTGGCCACGCCCAGAGCGTCCTTGGCTGGGATATGGAGGTCAACATGCCGAGGGAGGGAATCCTTGAGAGGAGCGTCGCCCAGGGCGAGCTTTCTGTTCTCTCCCAGGAGTTCCTCCTCAAGCCCGACTTCATAGAGCTGGTCGAGAAGGCCAAGGGCATCGAAGACCTCAATGAGTACGAGAGGGGAGTAGTTAGGGTTCTCGACCGCTCGATAAGGATAAGCAGGTCCTTCCCGCCGGAGTTCCTCAGGGAGATGAGCGAGGTAACGAGTCAGGCAACCAAGGCCTGGGAGGAGGCCAAGAGGAGCGACGACTACTCCAAGTTCGAACCCTGGCTCGACAAAATCATTGACCTTGCCAAGCGCGCGGCCGACTACCTCGGTTACGAGGACGAACCCTACGATGCACTCCTCGACCTCTTTGAGGAGGGTCTCACCACCAGAGAAGTCGAGGGGATGTTCGACAAGCTCGAAAAGGAGCTGAAGCCCCTCGTTGAGAAGATAATGGAGGAGGGCAAGGTTCCCAGCGAGCACCCGCTCGAGAAGGAGAGCTATGAGAAAGAGCAGATGGAGAGGGTCAACCTCTGGATCCTCGAAAAGTTCGGCTACCCGCTCGGCACCCGCGCGAGGCTCGACGTCTCGGCCCATCCCTTCACGACCGAGTTCGGCATAAGGGACGTCAGGATAACCACCAGGTACGAGGGCTACGACTTCAGAAGGACCATCCTCAGCACCGTCCACGAGTTCGGGCATGCCCTCTACGAGCTTCAGCAGGACGAGCGCTTCATGTTTAGCCCGATAGCCGGCGGCGTTTCCCTCGGAATCCACGAGAGCCAGAGCCGCTTCTGGGAGAACATCGTTGGAAGGAGTATGGAGTTCGCCGGGTTGATACACCCCGTCCTCAGGGAGAACCTGCCCTTCATGGCGAACTACACGCCGGAGGATGTTTACCTCTACTTCAACATGGTCCGCCCGGACTTCATCAGGACTGAATCCGACGTGGTCACCTACAACTTCCACATACTCCTGCGCTTCAAGCTGGAGAGGATGATGCTCAACGAAGGAGTTAAGGCCAGGGATTTACCGGAGCTCTGGAACGACGAGATGGAGAGCCTCCTCGGCATAAGGCCGAAGAGCTACGCCGAGGGAATACTCCAGGACATCCACTGGGCGCATGGAACAATCGGCTACTTCCCGACCTACAGCATAGGAACGCTCCTCGCGGCCCAGTTCTACTACCACATGAAGAAGGACCTGAACGTCGAGGAGCACATAGCTAAAGCTGACTTCGAGCCGATAAAGGCCTGGCTCCGCGAGAGGGTGCACCGCTACGGAAGCATCTACCCGCCGAAGGAGCTCCTCAAGAAGTCAATAGGCGAGGAGCTGAACCCGGACTACTTCATAAAGTGGGTGAAGGAGAGGTATCTGTGA
- a CDS encoding ASCH domain-containing protein — protein sequence MATWRMGLQEEYLRAIAEGRKRIEGRLYDEKRQGIRPGDTIIFENKLMCVVKDVRVYSSFREMLEKEGLENVLPGVGSIDEGVEVYRRFYSEEKERKYGVAAIEVEPVGWVGEPLT from the coding sequence ATGGCGACGTGGAGAATGGGCCTCCAGGAGGAGTACCTGAGGGCGATAGCCGAGGGGAGAAAGAGGATTGAGGGTAGACTCTACGACGAGAAGAGGCAGGGGATAAGGCCCGGGGACACCATAATCTTTGAGAACAAGCTTATGTGTGTGGTGAAGGACGTCAGGGTCTACTCCTCCTTCAGGGAGATGCTGGAGAAGGAGGGACTTGAGAACGTTCTGCCGGGAGTTGGGAGCATCGATGAGGGGGTTGAGGTTTACAGGCGCTTCTATTCCGAGGAGAAGGAGAGGAAGTACGGCGTCGCCGCCATAGAGGTCGAGCCGGTTGGATGGGTCGGGGAGCCGCTCACCTGA
- a CDS encoding type II toxin-antitoxin system VapC family toxin → MGAVLDTNVIIEIARNEELLDAVLKLDNTFYVTSITRFELLVGLPRKEELIWLDSLIELPFDRKSAEVAAYLHKKLREKGKPMALRDLFIGAVSLANDLPLITLDGDFEALRDFGLRVELIR, encoded by the coding sequence ATGGGGGCAGTCCTTGATACAAATGTGATTATCGAGATTGCCAGAAACGAAGAACTGCTCGATGCAGTCCTTAAACTGGACAACACATTCTACGTAACTTCAATAACTCGCTTTGAACTCCTTGTAGGTCTCCCGAGGAAGGAGGAGCTTATATGGCTGGATTCTCTTATCGAACTTCCATTTGACAGGAAATCCGCGGAAGTTGCCGCGTACCTCCACAAAAAGCTGAGGGAAAAGGGGAAGCCAATGGCTTTACGGGATCTCTTCATAGGCGCCGTCTCCCTGGCTAATGATCTGCCTTTAATAACCCTCGACGGGGATTTTGAGGCGTTGCGGGACTTCGGGCTCAGGGTGGAGCTGATCAGGTGA